Below is a genomic region from Kribbella qitaiheensis.
CGCTGTTGCCGCGGCCGGGACCGGTGTGGTGATCAGCACGATGGATCGCAGCAACGAGGGCGCGGCCGGGATCAGCACGTCCCCGCCCGCGGACGCGGTGCCGGCGCTGAGCACCGACCAGGTCGGTCCGCAGGCGCAGCGCTGGCTGGAGAAGGCCAACGGACCTGTCCTGCACGGGGATGTCGCCGAGATCAACTGTGCCAAGGCGTTCGCCGCCGGCAGGTCCAGCCCGCCGCTCCTGCTGGTGCAGCCTACGAAGGTAGACGGTAAGCGCGCCACGATGGTCGGTCTGCAAGGCGCTTCGCCGCGAGACATCCAGGTCTTCGTGGTCACCGGTTGTAGTGACGTTGGTAGCGTCGCCAGCCCGTTCTACGACACCACGGTGACGCTGCGCAACAAGTGATGCCGACGCCGTGAGCCTGCGGCGTGCGGGCGGCGAGGAGTGGGTACCGTGGGAATGGTCGGCCTCTAGGATCCGTTGAGTACGACGTACCACTCGACGACAACCGAGGAACCCACTTCATGAGCGACGCAGTCGTCCGCAACGTCATCATCATCGGCTCCGGCCCGGCCGGATACACAGCCGCGGTGTACGCGGCCCGCGCGCAGCTGGCCCCGCTGGTCTTCGAAGGCTCGGTCACCGCCGGCGGCGCGCTGATGACGACGACCGAGGTGGAGAACTACCCCGGTTTCTCCGAGGGCATCATGGGCCCGGCCCTGATGGACGAGATGCGCACGCAGGCCGAGCGCTTCGGCGCCGAGCTGATCGCCGACGACATCGTCGAGGTCGACCTGACCGGCGACACCAAGTCCGTCACCGACTCCGCCGGCACCGTGCACCGGGCCCGGACCGTGATCCTCGCGATGGGCTCGGGCTACCGCAAGCTGGGCCTGCCCGACGAGGACCGGATGTCCGGCCACGGCGTGTCCTGGTGTGCGACCTGTGACGGCTTCTTCTTCCGCCAGCACGAGATCGCCGTCGTCGGTGGTGGCGACACCGCCATCGAGGAGGCGACCTTCCTGACCCGGTTCGCCGACAAGGTGACGATCGTGCACCGTCGCGACCAGTTGCGCGCCTCGAAGATCATGGCCGAGCGGGCCTTCACCAACGACAAGATCGAGTTCGCCTGGAACTCCGAGGTCGCCTCGATCCAGGGCGAGGACAAGCTGACCGGGATCACCTTGCGCGACACCGTCACCGGTGACACCCGCGAGCTGCCCGTCACCGGCCTGTTCATCGCGATCGGCCACGACCCGCGCTCGGAGCTGGTCAAGGGCCAGGTCCACCTGGACGAGGAGGGCTACGTGCTGGTCCAGAGCGGCTCCACGAACACCAACCTGCCCGGCGTCTTCGCCGCCGGCGACCTGGTCGACCACACCTACCGCCAGGCCGTCACGGCCGCCGGTACGGGCTGTTCGGCCGCGTTGGACGCCGAGCGCTTCCTGGCGACACTGGAACACGCTGAGAACGCGGCGGCCGCCGCGGCCACCGAGCCGGTCAGCGTCTGACTCCGAACCACCGACACCATTTCGAGCAGCAAACCGAAGGAGATCGCCGTGGGCGAGAAGATGAACGCCGTGACCGACGCCGAGTTCGAGGGCACGGTGCTGAAGAGCGACAAGCCCGTACTGGTGGACTTCTGGGCCGAGTGGTGTGGCCCGTGCCGTCAGGTCTCCCCGATCCTGGAGGAGCTGGCCGGCGAGCACAGCGACAAGCTCACCTTCCTGAAGATGAACGTGGACGAGAACCCGGTCACCCCGAGCAACTACCGCGTCACCGGTATCCC
It encodes:
- a CDS encoding anti-sigma factor family protein translates to MTESGLPTSEHLDHLSTDTIADLIENLLPAPEAHRAREHVKACPDCQQTYDALLQLTEDLADEGRADIPIPLHVAEHLDAVIVSESVLRSSTIGVHSLAQLREEPRRHLPKVILAAAAVLAVAAAGTGVVISTMDRSNEGAAGISTSPPADAVPALSTDQVGPQAQRWLEKANGPVLHGDVAEINCAKAFAAGRSSPPLLLVQPTKVDGKRATMVGLQGASPRDIQVFVVTGCSDVGSVASPFYDTTVTLRNK
- the trxB gene encoding thioredoxin-disulfide reductase, with protein sequence MSDAVVRNVIIIGSGPAGYTAAVYAARAQLAPLVFEGSVTAGGALMTTTEVENYPGFSEGIMGPALMDEMRTQAERFGAELIADDIVEVDLTGDTKSVTDSAGTVHRARTVILAMGSGYRKLGLPDEDRMSGHGVSWCATCDGFFFRQHEIAVVGGGDTAIEEATFLTRFADKVTIVHRRDQLRASKIMAERAFTNDKIEFAWNSEVASIQGEDKLTGITLRDTVTGDTRELPVTGLFIAIGHDPRSELVKGQVHLDEEGYVLVQSGSTNTNLPGVFAAGDLVDHTYRQAVTAAGTGCSAALDAERFLATLEHAENAAAAAATEPVSV
- the trxA gene encoding thioredoxin, yielding MNAVTDAEFEGTVLKSDKPVLVDFWAEWCGPCRQVSPILEELAGEHSDKLTFLKMNVDENPVTPSNYRVTGIPTINVYVNGELAKSIVGAKPKAALLKELAAFTS